The genomic segment TTAATTGACCATATTATTACACGCAGTGACATGAAAGACGGAGCTAAAACTAAACCTGAATCTAAATAAGTTCTACAAAAGGCGGCTTTCCATTATGGGAAGCCGTTTTTTTGTGGCTAAAAAAACGTTGCCGTAGAATAAATGAAACCTTTTCAATCGTCATACTGTATATACTACTGTAGTAAAAGTTTCGACACGGTGTTCGAGAGGGTAAATGAAAGTAACTAACTCGTGAGGAGTGTTAACATGAAAAAAGTTTTAGGACCAATTGCGGTAATCGTAATCATACTTGCAGTTTTGGCTATGATACTGGTTCCAAGTTATAACAAATTCGTTAATTTAGAAGAAGATGTGGACCAGGCGTATGCACAAGTTGAAAATCAACTACAACGGAGGCTCGATCTGATACCGAACTTGGTAAGCACGGTTAAAGGTTTCGCGAGCCATGAAAAAGAGATTATCAGTGACATTGCAGATTCCCGTGCAAGACTTGCCGGAGCAAATGGGCCCGTAGAACAAGCGGATGCAAACGCTGACTTAGCGGGTGCGCTTAGTCGTCTCCTTGTCGTCGTCGAGAATTATCCTGATTTAAAAGCAAATGAAAATTTCACTAAGTTGATGGATGAACTGGCCGGAACTGAAAACCGTCTGGGCGTTGCGCGTAAGGATTATAACGACGTAGTCGCCAATTACAATAGGCAAGTGAAAAGATTCCCCGGAAAAATCGTTGCATCCATTTTCGGATATGATGAAAAGGAATACTTTAAAGCCGATGCAGCTGCAAATGAAGCGCCGAATGTCGATTTTGGAGATGACAAGGAATGATTAGAAAAGCTGTCCGCATACTGGTGACGGCATGTCTGATTGTTTTTACATCGTTAAACTCAGCAGTGTTTTCGGCTGATGCTGCTGTTCCGGTCGTTCAAGATACTGCGAATGTGTTGTCCGCTGAACAGAAAGCGGAACTTGAGCAATATGGGATTCAATTAAATAATGCTACGACAGCGGAACTTGCGGTATTGATCCTCCCGAGCATAGGCGATAAGCCAGTTGAGGAATATGCAGTAGAGAAGCTTAGGGAATTTAAATTAGGCAATAAGGAAAAAAATAACGGAGCTTTGCTAGTTGTTACAACAGAGAAAAATTCCGATGGTAAACGACATTTCGAACTATCGGTCGGGTATGGATTAGAGGGTGCCCTTCCGGACGGAAAAGTCGGAAGTATAATGGATGAAGTAGCTGTTCCTTATTTGAATAAGCAACAGCCTGACATGGCGATCATGGAAGCATATAAATCAT from the Sporosarcina psychrophila genome contains:
- a CDS encoding LemA family protein, with protein sequence MKKVLGPIAVIVIILAVLAMILVPSYNKFVNLEEDVDQAYAQVENQLQRRLDLIPNLVSTVKGFASHEKEIISDIADSRARLAGANGPVEQADANADLAGALSRLLVVVENYPDLKANENFTKLMDELAGTENRLGVARKDYNDVVANYNRQVKRFPGKIVASIFGYDEKEYFKADAAANEAPNVDFGDDKE
- a CDS encoding TPM domain-containing protein, which gives rise to MIRKAVRILVTACLIVFTSLNSAVFSADAAVPVVQDTANVLSAEQKAELEQYGIQLNNATTAELAVLILPSIGDKPVEEYAVEKLREFKLGNKEKNNGALLVVTTEKNSDGKRHFELSVGYGLEGALPDGKVGSIMDEVAVPYLNKQQPDMAIMEAYKSFYNEIAAEYGWDGADVPVTTIDSDSSDGGFGIPFPVILFIIIYIVFRVISNRGGRGGGGGSGGRRSGGPIFFPGSIGGRSGGGNSGGGFGGFGGGGSGGGGGAGRSW